The sequence below is a genomic window from Spirochaetales bacterium.
GCCAGGCAGACTCCTACTGCGGTTTTATCACATACAGTTTTAATTATCACTAACTTGTTTCAATATAGACAATTATAGTAAATGTCAAAAAACAGTATGCTTTTTGAGAAAAGCGCTAAAACCCGGCTTAAATATGCAAGTCACTCTATAATAAACAGATAACAAACATTTCAATATGAACTCTTGTAATTGTGAGAAGTCCGGGCTAAAACTCCTCAAAATCCGAATCCAGGGTATCCGGTTTGTCTTTCTGTCCCATATCAAGGTCGATTCCCTCATCCCCCTTCTTTTTCCGGTCATCGTCCGCGACGGCGATTCCCGTCTGCTCTTTTTCTCCCGATGTCCGCTTGTAGCTTCCGGTATGATGAACGATACGGGCGACATGCCCCTTCTCCGACTTTTTTTTCATATCGATGACTCGTTCGAGACGCATTTGTTTCCCGTCGCCATATTCCTTTCCATTCGTCTTGAAGAACTCGACCGTGGATTGAAGCTGTTCTGCCTGGCTTGCTAATTCTTCTGAGGTGGCCGCCATCTCCGCCGTTGAAGAGGCATTCTGTTGAATGACCGAATCAAGCTGTATGATCGCCTTATTGATCTGGTCGGTCCCCGAGTTCTGTTCCTTGCAGGCCGCACTTATTTCCTGAACAAGTTCGGCCGTTTTCTGGATGTCCGGAACAATTCTCCGAAGTAGTTCACCGGCTTTTTCGGCAACGGCCACACTTGTGGTCGAAAGTTCGGAAATCTCTCCGGCCGCAACCTGGCTTCTTTCGGCCAGTTTCCGCACTTCGGCGGCGACAACGGCAAATCCCTTCCCGTGTTCCCCTGCCCGTGCCGCTTCAATGGCTGCATTCAGGGCAAGCATGTTGGTCGAGCGGGCGATCTCTTCGATAATCCTGATTTTCTCCGCGATTTCCTTCATTGCCCCAACCGTATCATCAACCGCTTTCCCGCCTTCCCGGGCGTCCTGCGCCGCCTTGAGTGAAATTTTCTCCGTCTGAAGGGCATTGTCCGCGTTCTGGCGTATGTTGGAACCCATTTCCTCCATGGCGGAAGAAACCTGCTCGGCGGCCGCGGCCTGCTCGTTCGCACCCTGGGAAATTTCCTCGGTACTCGAAGAAAGTTGCTGGCTGCCGGAAGCGACATTGACGGCCGCCGTTTTTATCGTTGAAATGACGTCGCTGAGATTATCGATCATGGTTTTCATAGATAAGAGCAGTTTCCCCATTTCATCTTTACGGTCGACGAGGACCCGCATGGCCAGATTTCCGTCCGCGAGCTTGTTTGCGATTGAAACCGAATAATTCAATGGTTGTGTAATTCCGCGTGTTATGACAAATGCCATCGCGATCGCGATAATCACGCAGATGACAAGAAGTATTGAAGAGATGATAATTGCACTCTGCTGTCTTTCCATTGCGACTTCAAGCGATGCTTCTTTTGCCGGATCGATCGTGTTTTCCATGACATCATCAAGGGTGGTGACAATTGAAGCATAGCTGGTATCAAGATCGTTTTCAAGTCCGGTCATTTCGACGATATTGACATGAACCTGTTCCGCATAATCGGTGAATTCATCGAGATCGCTTCTCAGGGTCTCGACGACCCTCAGCATGGCCGCTTCCCTGCCGATAACCTCGGCCCATGCATCAATCCCTTCGGACGCCACATCAAGCCGGCTCTTTACTCCGTTCCACAGTTCTTCCGTTTGAATATACGAATAGTCATGGGAGACGGTCTGCAGGTGAAGAAAATTGGCGATGACCTCCTCGTTCATTACCATGTCAATGGCACTCCACCGTATCATCTCTCTTATATTTCCCGATTTTTCGGCGCGTTCTTTGGCCGGATCGATCGTTTTCTCCATTGTTGTTTGAAGGAGTTTAATCGTCTCGGTTATAATCAAATCCCAGTTTTCTCTGAATATATCGAGATTTCCGAGCCGTTCCCGATAACTATCGGAAATGGTTTTAATGGCACCGATCCGGGTTTTGATCTGTCCGGCTATGTTCACAAGCTCCGGATTCCCGCCGACAAGAGCGTCCCATTCACGCATACCCGCATTCAATGTATTGAACCGGTTTTCGACTTCAATCATATTCACATGACTTCTGTCAAGACGGTACATCGCGATCGCGTTGATAACGGCGAGTGCTTTCTGTGTGATTCCTTCATTCATCACCATGTCGATGTCTCCCCACTCCGCATATTCGACAAACAGGGAACGCAGACCGATAATATTGAAAAGGCCCAATACGCCGATCACCAGCGTGATGATGATAATGATGACAAAACCAAGGGTAATTTTACCACCCGTACTGATATCCCTGAATTTCATAATGGCACCCTCCTTTTTTAAATACACGAATATCCCGAAACACCTTACGCAAGGCCGTTTCATTGTCTCATCCAGATTTTGAATCGCTTCCTGCTATCTACATCTGCAATCCCGTCTTGCTATATAAAGTGTAAGACTCGGAATTTTCGAATGCAATCAGGGAATGTATATTTAAATTTTCAAAAAACCTTAGAATGATTTCGAAAAACCTTACAAGTTGTATTCTTTTTGTTCGATTTGAAAATCTGAATACGCCGGGCGGCTAATATTCGATAAGGTGAGGGTATCGCCCCGTTACCCGATCCCGTATTTCTTTATTTTTGCGATGAGACTTACCCTGGAAATACCCAGAATCCGGGCAGCTTTCGTCCTGTTCATGTTCGTATATCGAAGTACCCGTCCAATGTGGTCCCTTTCAAGCTCTTCCAGGGACTGCAAAGGGGAATCATACGAACCGGGGGCCGGAACGGTGAAATCGTTAATCTCCGTTTTCGACTGTTCATGAAAATAGTGGGGGAGTGAACTCATGGACAATTCCTGTGATGATTCTATAATGATGGAACTGTTGATGATATTCATGAGTTCCCTGACATTGCCGGGAAAATCGTGGCGTTGCAACAGGGACAAGACCGGGGGAGATATCTTTGTGACATGTTTGTCGTATTTTTTATTGTACAGATTGAGAAAATGATACGACAGGAGTTCGATGTCTTCCTTTCTCTCCCGTAACGGAGGAAGGTAGATGGAATTGATATTGAGCCTGAAAAAAAGGTCTTTCCTGAAATTCCCTCTGTTGATTTCATCGAATAAATTCTTGTTCGTTGCGGCGATGATTCTCACATCCGCCTTTCTGTTAGTCGTGGAACCAAGCCGGTAGAACTCTTCCTCCTGCAGCACCCTGAGCAGTTTTACTTGAATTGGAAGCGAAAGTTCACCGATTTCATCAAGAAAGAGGGTCCCGCCGAATGCTTCCTCGATGAATCCCTTTTTATCCTTAACCGCACCGCTGAACGCCCCCTTTTCATGGCCGAAAAATTCGGAAACGAACAATTCATTGGCAAAAGCACCGGCATTCACCGCAACAAATTTTCGATCTTTTCGTTTGCTTATCCGGTGGATTGCCCGTGCGATCAGTTCTTTTCCCGTCCCGCTTTCTCCCCAGATAAGGATGCTGTTGTTCGTTGGGGCGAATTTCTCGACAAAGTGGAATATTTTCATCATTTCGTTGTTTCGAGTTATAATATCCCTGAAAATTTCCCGATGGGAGAGGCTTTCAAGTGAAAGCGGTACGAGAGATGATGTGCCCCCCCCGATGAGTTCGGAGCGGTCGATGGCAAGGCCCAGTGTGTGCATGATTTTTTCTTCATCGATGGGCTTTAACAGGTAATCGAATGTTTTCAGTTTCATCGCCTTTATGGCAAGGTCGATATCCTCGACGCCGGTAAGGACGATCGTGATGATATCGAGATTCCTGCTTCGAATGAACTCGAGGATATCGAGACCTGTGACATGCGGCATATCCATATCGAGCAGAAGAATATGAAACCCGTCGTTTTCGAGCATTGAGAAAGCTTTACGGGAATCCTGAAGGACATGGATATCGAATTTACCTGTTTGAAGAAGAAAAAGGTTCAGATAATTCAGGATAGCCTGATCGTCGTCGATAACCAGAATTCTTTTCATGACGGCATGTCCCGTCCTGTGGGGATAAGAATGGTAAAGGCCGTTCCCTTATGCAATGAACTTTCCACCTCGATGGTTCCTCTGTGTTCCTTTATAATACCATAGCTGATTGAAAGACCCAACCCCGTTCCCCCGCTTGAACGCTTTGTCGTATAAAAAGGATCAAAGATGTACTTTTTATTTTTATCATCGATACCGATACCATTATCGGTAATTCTGACAAAAACCCGGCCGGTTTTCCCGTTCAAACCGGTTTCGATGGTGATGAGCCCGCCTTTCCCTTCAATCGCCTGTGACGCATTGATAAGCATATTCACCATTACCTGCTCGAGTTTCTGGATGTTCCCCTTGAAAACGGGAATATCTTCTTTCAGGTCCAGACCGATTTTTGCATGACGCCTGATCTGATTTTCGACAAGGTGCAGACTGCTTCTAACGATTGTGTTGATATTTATATCATCTTCCAGAATACCTTCGTTTTTTCGCGCAAAATTCCTCAGTCCATCGACGATATTCTTGATTCGATCCACGCCCTGAATCATATCGTCGAGAAGAACGGGAATATGTTCCCTGAACGTCCGATAATCAAGCCGTGCGATTTTCATGTCCCTGTGCTGTTTAACGTATTCATCGGTTATCGGCAATATATCTGCGATCGACTCACGGATTATGGCAAGGTTTCCTTTAATATAAGTGTTCGGATTATTGATTTCATGTGCAATTCCGGCAACGAGCTTTCCCAGTGAAGCGAGTTTATAGGACTGGACGAGATGCCTTTCGATCTGTTTTTCCTTGGTGATATCGCTGCATTTTTCCAGCACCCTCACCACATTTCCCTGCCGGTTGATAATCGGGTAGGACTTGAGGAGGTAGGTCTTTTTGTCGATTTTCACTTCCCTTGCCAGGCTATCCTTTGATGTAAAGACCAAACGCGCGGGGCAAAAATCACAAACGGCCTTGTTATTGAATATTTTTTCGTAACACCGGGTATTGCCCGCTATAGAGGCTTTGTTCGACATGACGACGTTGAAATCAGGATCGATGACGACAATAATATCGGTAATCGCATCGAAAAACGTCTTGAGCTTTTTTTTACTGCGCTCGAGGGCTTCGGTTAATTCCTTGAGCGCCTTGTTTTTTCTGTGAGATTCTTCCACTTCCTTCGTTTTTTCACGCACGAGCACTTCGAGTTTCATTACATTTCTTTCGCGTTCTTCCTTCAGGTCATATTTTTCGATGGCCAGTGCAATTTTGTTCGATATTTCCTTGATCAGGTTTTTTTCCTCTTCGAGAAATGCCGCTTTTTTCGTATACCGGATGCGTATTTCTCCCCGCGGCTTTCCGTCGGCGACTATCGGTTGTTCGATACAATTGTCGTACTTTCCGCACTCCCCCGGTTGTTTACCGTAAAAAGAGTCGTCGATTCGTATGGTAACCTCGGTAATGTCGGGAAACTGGAACCCGTCGATGATATGGCGGACGGACCCGGAAATCGCCTCATGTATATCTTTGGCGGATTCCATTTCGGAGCTTATCGCATAAAGACACTGGAGTTCTTTTACCCGTTCCCGCAGCGCGAGTTCGATATTTTTTTTATCACGTTCACCGCTTTTCTCTTTCATCCCGGTATTCCCTTAAACATCGGAGGTTATTGCAGCGGAAGTACTCTTTTTTTTATTGTATCCCTAAAATAGTTTTCTGAAAAGAGAACGGAAGGTTTTTCCGGTCTCAATGTCCTGAAATCGGTATCGAAAACCGAGAATCGAAGCCGTTTGGCCGATGTCGTCGATTCATGAAGTGCAAGATGAGATACCCATGACTCGCCGGGTGTACAATTCCGATAAAACCTGTTGACCTCGCTTATTTCTT
It includes:
- a CDS encoding methyl-accepting chemotaxis protein, whose product is MKFRDISTGGKITLGFVIIIIITLVIGVLGLFNIIGLRSLFVEYAEWGDIDMVMNEGITQKALAVINAIAMYRLDRSHVNMIEVENRFNTLNAGMREWDALVGGNPELVNIAGQIKTRIGAIKTISDSYRERLGNLDIFRENWDLIITETIKLLQTTMEKTIDPAKERAEKSGNIREMIRWSAIDMVMNEEVIANFLHLQTVSHDYSYIQTEELWNGVKSRLDVASEGIDAWAEVIGREAAMLRVVETLRSDLDEFTDYAEQVHVNIVEMTGLENDLDTSYASIVTTLDDVMENTIDPAKEASLEVAMERQQSAIIISSILLVICVIIAIAMAFVITRGITQPLNYSVSIANKLADGNLAMRVLVDRKDEMGKLLLSMKTMIDNLSDVISTIKTAAVNVASGSQQLSSSTEEISQGANEQAAAAEQVSSAMEEMGSNIRQNADNALQTEKISLKAAQDAREGGKAVDDTVGAMKEIAEKIRIIEEIARSTNMLALNAAIEAARAGEHGKGFAVVAAEVRKLAERSQVAAGEISELSTTSVAVAEKAGELLRRIVPDIQKTAELVQEISAACKEQNSGTDQINKAIIQLDSVIQQNASSTAEMAATSEELASQAEQLQSTVEFFKTNGKEYGDGKQMRLERVIDMKKKSEKGHVARIVHHTGSYKRTSGEKEQTGIAVADDDRKKKGDEGIDLDMGQKDKPDTLDSDFEEF
- a CDS encoding sigma-54-dependent Fis family transcriptional regulator, producing the protein MKRILVIDDDQAILNYLNLFLLQTGKFDIHVLQDSRKAFSMLENDGFHILLLDMDMPHVTGLDILEFIRSRNLDIITIVLTGVEDIDLAIKAMKLKTFDYLLKPIDEEKIMHTLGLAIDRSELIGGGTSSLVPLSLESLSHREIFRDIITRNNEMMKIFHFVEKFAPTNNSILIWGESGTGKELIARAIHRISKRKDRKFVAVNAGAFANELFVSEFFGHEKGAFSGAVKDKKGFIEEAFGGTLFLDEIGELSLPIQVKLLRVLQEEEFYRLGSTTNRKADVRIIAATNKNLFDEINRGNFRKDLFFRLNINSIYLPPLRERKEDIELLSYHFLNLYNKKYDKHVTKISPPVLSLLQRHDFPGNVRELMNIINSSIIIESSQELSMSSLPHYFHEQSKTEINDFTVPAPGSYDSPLQSLEELERDHIGRVLRYTNMNRTKAARILGISRVSLIAKIKKYGIG